One stretch of Rhizoctonia solani chromosome 8, complete sequence DNA includes these proteins:
- a CDS encoding Retrotransposable element Tf2 protein: MPPEPEVMLPAEVFANTSGEEVEIVTEIRSKLREDPSLEPIIQFLTEDADNAPPSIRKAYRDYNWEEDLLWYRGKLVVPDSETLKEQLLKEFHDSPLAGHPGQQRTLELLSCNYWWPGMKSSAKEWVECCPTCQANRQAHALAIALKPLEVPPYPFHTISYNFITGFPKSNGHDAILVVIDSFSKFGHFIPTTKKVTSKGLAELFILHVWKLHGLPIKTISDRGTTFTGKFLRALYQCLGIKPSFSSAYHPESDRQTERVNQFIEFYLRLYVAADHLDWASWLPLAEYAYNNAKHSATGKTPFELVYGRSPVMNPSNIPANVPEADHVADTLAQEWKEAEAALRMSKEKMAGNKGTIPEYSMGDKVWLDGKNVELRTNSNKLDPRRLGPFEITEKISSHAYRLKLPETLKIHNVFYVGLLPPPETIEGEEEYKVEQIINSKRQQGKWFYLIKWKGYGPEDNSWEPEELLEHSQEEIKQFNQARLRKACDAAKSL, translated from the exons ATGCCCCCAGAGCCAGAGGTCATGTTaccagcagaagtctttgccaatacctcAGGAGAAGAAGttgaaattgtcacagaaatccgCTCCAAACTCAGAGAAGACCCATCCCTGGagcccatcatccagttcctcacagaagacgcagacaatgcacctccctccattaggaaagcttacagagactacaATTGGGAGGAGGACCTGCTATGGTACCGTGGGAAACTAGTCGTCCCAGACTCGGAGACCCTGAAAGAACAACTTCTgaaggaattccatgactctcCACTAGCGGGCCACCCGGGCCAACAGAGAACCCTTGAACTTCTAAGttgtaactactggtggccaggcatgaaatcatccgccaaagaatgggtagaatgttgtccCACATGCCAGGCTAACCGCCAAGCCCACGCCCTGGCCATTGCCCTCAAACCACTGGAAGTTCCGCCCTACCCGTTCCACACCATTTCCTACAACTttatcacaggattcccaaAGTCAAACGGTCACGATGCAATCTTGGTAGTCATTGATTCCTTTTCAAAATTCGGGCACTTTatcccaactaccaagaaaGTTACATCTAAAGGTTTAGCGGAATTATTCATCTTgcatgtgtggaaactccatgggttGCCAATCAAGACAATATCAGACAGGGGGACTACGTTCACAGGAaagttcctaagggcactctACCAATGCCTTGGAATAAaaccatccttctcatcagcctaccacccggagtCAGACAGACAGACAGAGAGGGTGaatcagttcattgagttctacctgagGTTGTACGTTGCGGCAGACCACTTGGACTGGGCCTCCTGGCTACCATTAGCGGAATacgcctacaacaacgcaaaaCACTCCGCCactgggaaaaccccctttgagttGGTATACGGACGAAGCCCTGTCATGAATCCATCCAACATCCCAGCAAACGTGCCAGAAGCCGACCATGTGGCAGATACCCTtgcacaagaatggaaagaagcagaGGCAGCTCTAAGAATGAGTAAGGAAAAAATGGCTGGAAACAAAGGGACAATACCGGAATACTCAATGGGTGACAAAGTCTGGTTAGATGGGAAAAatgtggagcttagaacaaattccaacaaacTAGACCCCAGGAGACTAGGACCATTTGAGATCAcggaaaaaatctccagtcatGCGTACCGCCTGAAGCTCCcagaaaccctgaaaatccacaacgtattctacgtaggatTGCT accccctcctgaaacaatagaaggggaagaggagtacaaagttgaacagatCATCAACTCTAAACGCCaacaagggaaatggttctacttgatcaaatggaaggggtacggACCGGAAGATAACTCATGGGAGCCagaagaactgttggaacacagccaagaagagatcaagcaattcaaccaagctagactcagaaaggcttgtgacgccgccaagagcctttaa
- a CDS encoding Retrotransposable element Tf2 protein, with protein MLDGTISQTGCIWHQVTLTVLANGHIHPISFLVCPIGNTPAILGMTRLTAEAPLIDWQQGLITFPKQVQIASEEEADPNPLAQLLEQYHEFAKVFGKEEFKVLPPHREYDISIDLIPDAKLSPGPLYGMTDAESKALKQHIDKELATGKIRPSTSSTGAPVMFVKKADGSLRLVVDYQKLNDVTHKNVYLLPRQDDLMAKLRHAKLFTKLDLRWGYNNVRIKEGDEWKTVFRTKYGLFEYLVMPFGLTNAPATFQHFMNDLFRDLIDVTVVIYLDNILIFLENPEEHPSHVREVLLRLMKNQLFCKLSKCHFHVTTVDYLGIVITPAGFSMDQRKIEAVTSWPQPKTIKQVQAFLGFANYLRRFIPNFSSVARPLHNLTKKETPWSWGNLEEAAFQELKRLVTQSPVLVHSNPDLPYYLETDASGVAMGAILSQQGEDNRLHPIAYMSKSFSGAEANYDTHNKELLAIIKALEEWHIFLEATDKPIQVFTDH; from the coding sequence atgttagacgGTACTATTTCACaaactggttgcatttggcaccaggtcaCCCtcacggtcttggccaatggccatatcCACCCAATTTcattccttgtttgccctattggcaacaccccagcaatccttggcatgactcggttaacggcagaagccccactcattgactggcaacaagGCCTGATAACCTTCCCCAAACAAGTGCAAATAgcgtcagaagaagaagcggacccCAACCCTTTGGCACAACTCCTGGAAcaataccatgaatttgctaaggtctttggcaaagaagaatttaaggtcctccctccacacagggagtatgatatatCTATAGATCTTattccagatgccaaactatcCCCAGGTCCCCtttatggcatgactgatgcggaatccaaggcgctcaagcaacacattgacaaagaactagcgacgggcaagatccgccccagcacttcTTCTACTGgtgccccagtcatgtttgtaaaaaaggcagatggatcccTTAGGCTGGTTGTAGACTACCAAAAACTCAATGACGTCACGCACAAGAACGTGTATCTGCTCCCAAGACaagatgaccttatggcaAAGTTAAGACATGCCAAATTATTCACAAAGCTTGACctacgctggggttacaacaacgtcagaatcaaggaaggagatgaatggaagacggtgTTTAGAACTAAATACggactatttgaatacttagttatgccctttggcctcaccaatgcTCCAGCcaccttccaacacttcatgaatgacttaTTTAGGGATCTCATTGACGTAACTGTGgtcatctacttggacaatatcctgatcttcttggagaaCCCAGAAGAACACCCCAGCCACGTCCGGGAAGTCTTGTTGAggttaatgaagaaccagttattctgtaaactctccaagtgtcaCTTTCACGTCACCACAGTGGATTACTTGGGGATTGTCATAACTCCTGCCggtttctccatggatcagagaaagattgaggcagtcacgtcatggccacAGCCCAAGACAATTAAACAGGTTCAGGCTTTCCTAGGATTTGCTAATTATCTACGccggttcatccccaactttagcTCTGTTGCGCGCCCTCTGCAcaatctcaccaaaaaggaaaccccctggtcatggggtaacctagaggaagcagcGTTCCAGGAACTGAAGCGTcttgtcacccagtcaccCGTCCTTGTCCACTCCAACCCGGATTtaccctactacctagaaacagacgcatcaggggtagccatgggagccatcttaAGTCAACAAGGGGAGGATAACCGGCTCCATccaattgcatatatgtctaAATCCTTCTCCGGTGCTGAGgccaattatgacacccacaacaaggaactcttgGCCATCATTAAagccttggaggaatggcatatcttcctagaagcaacggataAACCCATACAGGTATTCACAGACCAttga
- a CDS encoding Retrotransposon-derived protein PEG10 translates to MEPEPSLGALLEAISALTATVGSLQDQIKSQGEQITQLVAICKETNNLVGDKDQGRTQTKPGPSTGPVTPPTHLGGETHTPGMVRPGLKPPFRPSRGTGFDSEEEEEPKRPKKEPQGTPRRSLSSLTPFDAGSSIKRPKMDLPDPYKGDTRGRKATQWLDRMLLWVALHRDQFDKEEQMVVWILYHMTDKAADWALPVIGAIIKGKGNPPTTIPALTAKFKEAFADPDAKRAAARKIAALTQTTTTTEYVTEFRNLMAELDWNKEAYIAQFTRGLHWKVKELLSTKDSIPNELEAIFAASIKIDNICWENKENHPKKIPAKSLATVATTSTTTTQWVRLLEDPNYVTPEERDCCRASGLCVKCGQKGHGIKQCPNGWKATIKEVAKVANEVESGKE, encoded by the coding sequence ATGGAACCTGAGCCGTCCCTtggcgctctccttgaggctatctcagccctcacagccaccgttgggtccttgcaggaccaaatcaaatcacaaggtgagcaaatcacacagcttgttgccatatgcaaggaaaccaacaaccttgttggtgacaaggaccagggcagaacccaaaccaagcctggcccatcgactgggcctgtcacccctcctacccacttgggaggggaaacccacactccaggcatggttaggcctgggctcaaaccccccttccgcccttcaagaggaacagggtttgactccgaggaagaagaggaacccAAACGACCAAAAAaagagcctcaaggaacgcctaggcgatccctcagctccctcaccccctttgacgcagggtccagcataaaaaggcccaagatggacctccccgaCCCTTATAAaggagacaccaggggacgcaaggccacACAATGGCTGGACCGCATGCTGCTCTGGGTGGCCCTAcacagggaccaatttgacaaggaggagcaaatggttgtgtggatacttTACCATATGACAGATAAGGCAGCCGATTGGGCACTCCCCGTCATAggagccatcatcaagggcaagggcaacccGCCAACCactatcccggccttaacggccaaattcaaggaggcatttgcagaccctgatgccaaaagggcggctgccaggaagattgccgcgctgactcagaccacaaccacaacAGAATATGTCACGgaattccgcaatctcatggcggaactcgactggaacaaggaggcgtatattgcccaattcacgcgcggccttcactggaaggtcaaagaactcCTGTCTACCAAAGACAGTATTCCCAACGAATTAGAGGCTATCTTTGCCGCCTCCATCAAGATTGACAACATTTGTTGggagaacaaggagaaccatcccaagaaaatccctgccaagtccttggccaccgtggccactacctccactaccaccacacAATGGGTCCGCCTATTGGAAGACCCCAATTATGTCACACCGGAGGAAAGAGATTGCTGCCGCGCATCAGGGCTATGCGTTAAAtgcggccaaaaggggcatgggATTAAGCAGTGCCCCAACGGGTGGAAGGCTACTATCAAGGAAGTAGCAAAGGTAGCCAATGAAGtagagtcgggaaaagaataA
- a CDS encoding Retrotransposable element Tf2 protein has protein sequence MATRSRSTACPASPLNQGELGPTLLATAAESSGLEPEELKETKEATKEAQDWMGAINQALTCIKARGGAPHTPEDQKPPAVKATPRPLPKTNTVPAPSAPLISWANPSKAPPTFAQPTPVRVPPRSYTPPPPLPIRLRSPQVPQPAPPVATYQAPVKVDHPDAYTGKIGNKARQWLTQMLAWVRLNQRMFPTDQEVLSFLLMNMKDVAGAWAHPHLDQLGSHRALIQTVDEFKTEFLAAFGNPDATQAAKRQITQLTQTGTCAEYITKFRTIAMDLDWNDAALCGQFARGLHWEVSRLIATQERRPTTLLELQNAALVIDNALREERASHPPKGSKSGTSSTPNRGASTGQQATRPGRLSSDPNFVSKEEQNCRRAKGLCIKCGKLGHKFAECRTSWKATPKEEGIKKEAAKDPKDSGLCIEFCNISSSKISPLFTILITPEKKAESLEVLIDSGATSSFLHPRTVEALRLPLIDLPSPRTVTMLDGLSPQAGKIWKKANLTFSFDGKRMTETFLICNTGSHAAILGLKWLDTHNPDINWNQRTLSFPHAPPEHVVIAEEEEADQNPLEGVPSKYHQYAKVFGEEEFNKLPLHQHYDIGIELTEEGPLNSPLYSMTDAESATLKDWLRDELKAGKIRPSKSSISSPIMFVPKKDGSRRLVVDYCRLNNCTKKNVYPLPRPDNLMAQLRGAKVFTKLDLRWGYNNVRVKEGDKWKTAFQTKYSLYKSLVMTFGLTNAPAAFQHFMNKLFKDLLDVCVIIYLDDILIYSKDDASHTLHIHKVLKQLMENQLFCKASKCTFHVTSVEYLGIIVSDKGFSLDKLKIQAVQEWPVPTKVKEVQSFLGFANFLCRFVANFSHLARPLHNLVKKETPWKWGTKEQEAFQGLKVAITNAPVLCHADPSRPYFLETDASGAALGSILSQQQEDGRLHPLGFLSESFKGAKQNYDTHDKELLAIIRSFEYWQIFLEGTLHPITVFTNHRNLEYWKESRTFNRRHARWHLLLASYNFQIVYRPGKQSGKPDALSRQLDHADVPPGPQSMLPDQVFANVALVTPEKELQRQIESSLDQDKSLEEILQFLQSKSKAPPSIKRAFKDYEMEAGLLFYQGRIVVPDVGTLRTDLLRIFHNSPLAGHPGRQRTLELLSRSYYWPGIRADTYWHVDSCEVCQRIRKPRYTSIPPQPLELPVRPWQHVSYDMIVDLPKDGNTDSILVIVDSFTKYGIFVKCTKKLKAPELAELFLENVWKRHGMPEKTISNRGRVFNNKFLRALYKRLGIDPHFSSAYHPQSNGQMERVNPSIEHFLRAYSGVNQRDWTKWLPMAEFAYNNAVHSSTGKTPFKALYGWEPTLTPSNVPTDVPEADDLAQTMEEQWKEVESALRQSKQQMIAGEGGSPTEFKIGEEAWLDAKNVNLRTLSPKLTEQRLGPFKVIEKISDRAYRLELPPTMQIHNVFYVGLLSKVKRDRKRAFKNRPPPVTVDGEEEYEVEGITDAEERNGKWFFQVKWKGYGSKENTWEPRENLKNAEKF, from the exons atggcaacccgctcccggagcaCCGCTTGTCCCGCgtcccctctcaatcaaggagagttgggacccactcttctgGCAACCGCCGCTGAGTCATCAGGCCTTGAACCCGAG GAACtcaaagaaaccaaggaggcaaccaaggaagcccaagactggatgggagcaatCAACCAAGCTCTCACTTGCATcaaggctaggggtggagccccacacacaccagaagaccagaaacctccggcagtcaaggccacgcccaggcccttaccaaaaaccaacactgttccagcgcctagtgcgcccctcatctcctgggccaaccccagTAAAGCTCCCCCCACCTTTGCTCAACCAACCCCCGTCCGGGTCCCCCCGAGAagctatactccccctccgcctTTGCCTATCCGACTCCgttccccccaagtcccacaaccagCGCCCCCTGTAGCCACTTACCaagccccggtcaaagtggaccaccctgatgcctatacagggaagatagggaacaaagcccgccaatggcttACAcaaatgttggcatgggtacgtctaaatcaacggatgttccccacggatcaggaggtTCTGTCGTTCCTcctcatgaacatgaaggacgtagcaggagcctgggctcacccccaccttgatcaacttgggtcccacagggcccttaTCCAAACAGTTGACGAGTTCAAaacggagttcttggctgcattcGGGAACCCGGATGCCACGCAAGCCGCCAAGCGGCAAATCACACaacttactcagacaggaacctgtgctgagtacatcacaaagtttaggaccattgccatggacctagactggaacgacgccgccctttgtgggcaatttgcacgtggcctccactgggag gtcagccgcctcattgccacTCAAGAGCGGCGCCCAACTACCctcctggagctgcagaacgcggccctggtcattgataacgccctccgcgaggagcgtgccagccacccgcctaagggtagtaagtctggaacttcctccacccccaataggggggcaagtaccggccaacaggccacaagaccaggacgCCTTTCCAGCGACCCCAattttgtctccaaggaagagcaaAACTGCCGCCGGGCCAAAGGcctatgcatcaagtgcggcaagttgggccacaagtttgcggaatgccgcaccagctggaaagccacgcctaaggaggaaggcatCAAAAAGGAAGCTGCCAAA gaccccaaggactctggcttgtgTATCGAATTTTGTAACATATCTAGTAGTAAAATATCACCCCTCTTCACCATTTTGATCacaccagagaaaaaagcggaatcactagaagtcctgatagactcaggcgccacctcatccttTCTCCACCCCCGTACCGTGGAAGCACTCCGCCTCCCTCTCATAGATCTTCCCTCACCCCGCACCGTtaccatgcttgatgggttgagcccccaggctggcaaaatttggaagaaggctaatctaaccttttcctttgatggcaaacgtatGACAGAGACCTTCTTAATttgtaacacagggtctcacgcagCCATCCTGGGACTAAAATGGTTAGATACCCATAACCCAGATATCAATTGGAATCAACGGACTCTCTCCTTCCCTCACGCGCCACCAGAGCATGTAGTCATtgctgaagaagaggaagctgatcaaaaccCCCTCGAAGGAGTtccctccaaataccatcaatacgccaaggtatttggagaggaagagttCAACAAGCTACCTCTGCACCAgcattatgacattgggattgagctaacggaagaaggccccttgaaTTCCCCACtgtatagcatgactgacgccgaATCCGCTACACTcaaagattggctcagggatgaactcaaggcaggcaagatccgccctagtaaatcttccatcagctcccccataatgtttgtaccaaaaaaggatggctcccgtcGTTTGGTTGTGGACTATTGCCGCCTTAACAATTGCACCAaaaagaacgtctacccgctTCCCCGtccagacaacctcatggctcagctccgtggtgccaaggttttTACTAAGCTAgacttacgctggggttacaacaacgtacgggtaaaagaaggtgacaaatggaagaccgcTTTTCAAACTAAGTACAGcctctacaaatccctggttatgacctttggcttaacaaatgcacctgccgcctttcagcatttcatgaacaagctattcaaggatttactagatgtatgcgtcattatttaccttgatgacatcctgatatactctaaggatgacgcatcacaTACACTCCACATTCACAAGGTCCTGAAGCAActaatggagaaccaactgttctgcaaggcgtcCAAGTGcacattccacgtcacctctgtggaatacctggggatcattgtctcagataagggtttcagcctggataagctcaaaatccaggcggtacaagaatggccggtTCCTActaaggtcaaagaagtccaatcatttctaggatttgccaacttcctttgtCGTTTTGtcgccaactttagccactTGGCCAGGCCATTAcataacctggtcaagaaggaaacACCGTGGAAGTGGGGtaccaaggaacaagaagccttccaaggattaaaggttgccatcaccaacgccccggtcCTTTGCCACGCCGACCCTTCCAGGCCCTacttcctagaaacagaTGCCTCCGGCGCAGCTTTAGGCtctatactcagtcaacaacaggaagacggccgctTGCATCCACTAGGATTCCTATCAGAATctttcaaaggtgccaaacagaattacgacacccacgataaggagctcttggcaatcatccgttcatttgagtactggcaaatcttcttggaaggaacccttCACCCCATCACCGTATTTACCAATCAccgaaacctggaatactggaaggagtcccggACATTCAACCGCCGCCATGCTAGATGGCACCTATTGCTAGCCAGCTACAATTTCCAGATTGTGTACAGGCCCGGAAAACAATcggggaaaccagatgccttatCACGTCAATTGGACCACGCGGATGTTCCACCAGGACCCCAGTCCATGCTACCAGATCAggtatttgccaatgttgccTTGGTTACACCGGAAAAAGAACTGCAACGGCAGATCGAGTCATCCCTGGATCaggacaagtccctggaagaaatccttcaGTTCCTGCAGAgcaagtccaaggcacccccctccatcaaacgtgcGTTCAAAgattatgaaatggaggctggcctactcttctaccaaggacgaattgtagtccctgacgTAGGAACACTGAGAACAGACCTACTGCGTATCTTCCACaatagccccttggcaggacacccgggCAGGCAACGCACGCTAGAATTGTTATCAAGAAGCTACTACTGGCCGGGCATCCGTGCTGATacatactggcatgtggattcctgtgaGGTGTGCCAACGGATTAGGAAGCCAAGATACACATCAATTCCCCCTCAGCCGCTTGAACTCCCCGTTAGGCCCTGGCAGCATGTGTCTTACGACATGATAGTGGATCTACCTAAAGACGGAAACACAGATTCAATCCTGGTAATTGTTGACAGCTTTACTAAGTACGGGATCTTTGTAAAATGcaccaagaaactcaaagcaCCCGAGTTGGCggaactattcctggaaaacGTATGGAAGCGCCATGGCATGCCGGAAAAAACCATATCCAACAGAGGGAGGGTTTTCAATAACAAGTTCTTACGTGCCTtgtacaaacgcctgggCATTGACCCGCACTTCTCCTCTgcctatcacccccagagcaacggacaaatGGAACGCGTCAATCCCTCTATCGAACatttcctcagggcttactcaggagTAAACCAAAGGGAttggaccaaatggctcccaatggcagaatttgcgtacaacaatgccgtacACAGCAGCACGGGCAAGACCCCTTTCAAAGCCCTGTATGGgtgggaacccaccttaaccCCGTCAAACGTGCCAACAGacgtaccagaagcagacgaccttgcccagacaatggaggaacaatggaaggaagtagaatcggcactccggcaatccaaACAACAAATGATAGCCGGAGAAGGAGGAAGCCCAACGGAATtcaaaattggagaagaagcttggctagacgccaagaatgtcaacctcaGAACCTtaagtcccaagctaacggaacaacgcttaggaccattcaaggttattgAGAAGATATCCGACCGGGcttaccgcctagaacttcCCCCAACAATGCAGATCCACAACGTGTTTTATGTAGGACTACtgtctaaagtcaaaagggatagAAAGCGCGCCTTCAAGAATCGCCCtccaccagtcactgtggacggagaagaagaatacgaggtggaagggatcacTGATGCTGAAGAAAGaaacggaaaatggtttttccaagtcaaatggaaggggtacggGTCCAAAgagaacacatgggaacccagAGAAAACCTGAAAAATGCGGAAAAATTTTAG